The region TGTATGATACTGGCAATGATATTGTCACGAATGAGAGTTTTTGATTGCTCTGGTATGGGGCACGGCAGCTCATTGTCATCTCCTGGCTCACGATCCCTCCAGTACTTACCCATACAGTTTTTCAGGTATATCGCACCTAAGGCAAGAAAAAAACAATTGAACACAAATGTTAACTTAGCACAAGAGTGATGCCAAATAGACACCATACACACTGTATTAAACCTCAGACaataattggggcgagcgaagcgagtttCTACCTAGTGATTacgttgcaattttgtcttgtgtgtcatggaccggcaAGATATTTGCTTCTGGGAGTTGTGATCTTTTACCAACTTTTACCTGATTTATGCGCATGAGCACaataagctagctataaattctACATTAAGTGCATACAGCTCAGACAGGACACagagactcctgaggccaCAGACACGACTGCAGCCGGTCAGTGCAGATCAGATGAGGACTCATGAGGTCACACAGGCACACCTGCAGAAGCTGACTTGCTAGAAGGTTGCTTTTCATCAACTGCTTGTACTTGGGTCCAGCAGGAGCTCTTGTGATAACTACTTTGCTCCTCCTGTTAGGCTGTGCACCCAGTTTTTTTTGACATATGTACTGCTGTGCATCATTTTCGGCCATATTGTTAATAGACTCATGAGCTGTCACTTTTGTACGGCATAAaatagactggtcaaactgaCTTGTGTACCGCATGCGGTTTAGCCACTGAGTTGCTGCCACTATTATAGTGGTAAATGTTGCACATGATTCTACACAGACTTTGATCTGTCTAGCACTACTTTTTGCCATGTAGAACTTACAGCTCACGAGTCTACATTGTAAGGGCAGAACTCAAGAAGCTAGCAATCCTCAATGTTGATCGTAACAATCTTATATCATACTTCTCAGACTCTTACTCAAAATGATAATTAAGTTTAACCCAAACACACAATTCGTTCCCGGTTGCCCCAAACATGCTCCTAGTAATCAATTATAGGTGTAGCCTATGGTGTATAGTTAAAAACGGCAACTAACTATTGGGGAAATAACACCGAAGGGTGTTGAAATTCAGAGCAAGTCAATGAAAAAGCTTTCAATAAGAGTATTCACAAAAACACGTACGtggtagctatatagtgcatgcataattgaAGTGAATTGAATTCACGTTTAGCTATATCAGCAATGTCATAAATGTGCTTACATTCTTGAAATTTTAGCACATACGCATGTAGCATCTTATTTATGATGAAAATGATGATAATATCCTAGCCAGCGCACATCAGTGTTTGCAAGAAAAGAGGAGCTGAAACTATAAGTACTTGGAATAAATAGTACGTAGCTATAGATAAATTATATGGTCAAACATTTCATTTGTAACACTTAGAAAAGTGTGTCAGTGCAAAAACCTACAAGTTGATAGAGTACCGTAGACACTATTAGCGCATCGATTAAAAGCGtatttattttaagcgcatacTTAACTGCTGGTTTTCTGCTGGAATATAAGCGCTTTTCTAATCATGCgacagataattattataagaatTGATTTGAGCTATCTGTCATACAGTAGAGCTGGTATATCAACCTGGAAGAACTCTTTgggtaagctagctagctgttatcTTGTCTGATTATGCCGAGAGAATGTGACCTACATGTAGATGAGGTGGACTTGGACCATTTGTCCCAGTTATAGCTAGGTCAACATGAATGTTTTAAAAACTCGAACTGTTACTGCTACAGCTAGGATTGCTACAGCTAGGATTGCTTACAGCTCAGTCGCTCACTTGAATTTCCATGCGGTTAGGGAGTTATCACTCATCACAGTGACATCTAGTTACTGGGTGGGACTAATTAATGACTGCATTAATTATAAGCGCATCCTCAAATAAACAACACATAGAGCTCTGCCATTGATTCTATTAGAACATACGCTAAAAATTCAATACTGCGGTATGTACAAATAGCCAACTACACGTGTACCTACCAATTAAGGCTATCGCTGTGATCAGGCATAAAGGCTATCATTGAAAATCACTCCCTTGTGCTAACCGTTACAAAGGGACATCACAAACCTGCCTGCCGTGTAGGCATAGGAACGTTGTTGTCCAGCACTATTTGTAGCAAGCATGGTGTAAAGTTAGGTAGACGATGAGCCTGCAAATGGAAAAAAGTTAGTAAAAAAAAATGTGCCTGTATtttgtatattaattatattaACGTTAATTTATTAACTATATGTACACTGGATGTCATCCAGTCCAGTAATAGCACGCCATCATTGCACTGCAATTActtgtcaagtaattgcacaCTGTCAATTGCCTGATAATtaaaactgcagagaactCGAACGTAACGTAGTAGATGTTCCACAAAAATAATTGCCGAGCCTctaaatataatattatggtttTTCTGGATTTATCTCTTCTAATACGGTTATAACTGCAAAAATACGAATATAGATGTGACAGCTTACAATACATTTTTTTTATAGTTAACTGGCCTTATTATGGCTTATAGTTGACAGTGAAGTGTCTAGTAGCATGTCGTGTGTCTACAGCTGTAGTAACTCTATGCCCTATGCTGGTGGTGAGTCTGATActgaaacacatgctataaaTTTATCTTGTAAACTTGCTTGTCACGCCCCGAAGGGGTGGGGCAAGTGAGACTTATAAAGCCACTACACAGCATTTCCTCTCATTTCCATGTTTTTGTACTTCTCCTACATAGTTTATTTTCTACTTGGAGGCTCCGCAATTGCAGGAATAGCCTCGATTGCAGGTTGCGttaaaataccgtatagctggttattttcgaggcacaaCATTTTTGAGGTTCAACTTTGAACCTCGAAAATTGGTCAGTTGAaagacctctctactgtaAGGGTGTGGTATTTAAACCtctctatcctcgaaaatatgcgaaatgtttagtttgagcAATCTGTAAAATGCCGTGCCTCGAAAATACTATTTCTTGTTATTACACCTTGAAAGCGTAATTATCAAAAAGTGGTGCCGAACCGGAGTATTGATGTGGTAATTACAGcgacaaaaaaattaattccacttctgagtggcgTATCTTTTAGAACACCGGGTTCAGCCCagctggcgcctaaattatggtggcgcttatgttctacagctagtataTAGAGGCAttagagaaaatgggcgtggatCTAGCTCAttttcacttgctagctagctagctgcactaGTGTAGCTATGGGTCAGACAACTGTTCAGTAGATGCAGGATGATGATTTTGATGTCTCAAACATACATTTTATATAAGCACCAGAAATAATTACAGCGTAACGGTAggcgcttaaattatggtAGCACTGTAATCACATGAATTACGGTACCTATTTATAAtacacctatcaatgtgtcgcCCCCCGGGAGGGATCAGGCTTATATGGGGGATTTTACCATACCCCAGGTCAAATTCCCTCTGGTGGGGGAGGATTCTGTGTTCAAATCCCCCAGTCAACAGGGGGTTTTGAGCCCCAAGCAGTTGCACACATCAAAACAGGTTATAAAAGCAGTCTTTACTACGCAAAGCCAGGTCAAATCCCCCAGTATGGGGCCAACATTTTAGGTCAAATTAGATCAAATTCCCCCGTATGTCCCGGGGGGCcgggggggggtagtggggcaacacattgataggtgcataaagcgccagcaaaaaattaatttacTGGGCACTCAATTGTAGCATAAAAAATTGATTGTTTGGACTTGGCGCTCAcactgtaattagaagaaagaggTACATGGTCACGGAAAAAAATGTTTGATGGTACCTTTATAAATCCGGTAAACAGTAGAGGAATATAAGTATCATGAATTTACCAAGATAACTAATACTCAGGGTGCTCTAGCCTGTGGGTAACTAACCTCTTCAAGAAGTGTCTCAGCATGCTCTCTTTGCTCTGGAAACAATGTACCTGAAAGAGCTTGTACTATGGCTTGGCTATCCATGGTCAATCGTACACATGGCAAGAGATCGTCAATATAGATTCTActgtactgcacatgctcagtagacAAGAAATCAAAGGGGGAGTGGCTTAGAAGGGTGTGTCACATGAATAGCCATTAGACTAgtcacctcccccccccccccggccAGCACTCCGGAATCAAAGGCTTGAAGgcttttatatatatataaagctaAGGACATGGATGCTAGATCTCTATCTGTTATTCCTGAAGCTTGTCCTTTCTGCAGTGAAAGGTACAGAGACCCTAAGGTACTTCCGTGTTTTCATATCTTATGTAGAGAATGTGCAAGGAGTTTAATCATACAAGGACGAGACCAAGTTATTTGTCCTGTAGAGAGATGCAGAAAAGAATTCACAATCCTCAATGATGATGCAGAGAATCTTCCCGATGCATTACCTGTATACTACAAGCGAGATTTGAAAAGCCTAAAAAACAAAATTGAAACTCACGAAGCTAGATGTCGCATTTGCATACAAAGAAAACGTATTGTGTGCACAGCTGTTGCTGTTTGCAGTTCCTGTAATTTTCTTTGTAAGGAGTGTATACACGAGCATAAAAGTCAATACCCAGACCACGAAATAGTGTCGCTGCTAGAGTTGTCACAATCTGATAGTGATGTAATGCATCATGGCCTTCTCAAACGACAACGAAGTAGGAGCTTCACTCAAAAAGCAAGATGTAGTATTCCCAGTCATTTCAGAGAGCCTGCACAGCAGTACTGCCTTGATTGCCGGATATTTGTGTGCGCAAAGTGTGAAGAAGTACACTCCAGTCATACCCTGATGGAAATGCAACAAGCTGCACAGGTATGTAAGCAAAGCCTCATTGATAAAATACCTAATGTCCGTGTTGTCCATAAACGAGTGGCAGGAGCATCACGTGACGTCCAAATTACTAAAACCTCTATTGATGATCAGGAAGCAGTTTTAAGAAGTTCAATTGAGCATGCATTCACTAAACTACTCAAGATCCTCGATCGAAGAAAGCAGGAAATGATTTCAAGACTTTCTGATATCTCTAACGAAAAGATTAAAAGATTAAGAGATCAAGAAGATGAACTTACGAGACTGGCAGCCGAATTTGAAAGACTTGAACAATATATCGAATCAACGGTAAATATGTCAACAGATTATGAGTTGTTACATAGCTACAAATTCATTGAGGAGCAGtcacacagtacacaacaAAAGGGTTCTAAGCTTCCTATTCAACCGGTTGAAGCAGCAAACATTGCTCTGAAAAATAGCAGCGAATCCCACCTCCGCGACCTCAGTTTAAAACATCTGAATATTTTTGTTGAGCAAGCGAATGCCAGCTCATGTACTGCAGAAGGAGCTGGGCTTAAAATAGCTGAAACAGAAAAGTTTGCTCGTTTTTCCATTAAAGTTGTTGACAAGAATCATGAGCCGTGTTCATGGATTCAAAACGTTACCGCTACACTTAAGTGCGTCGATAACGATTTCTCCTTATCTACCGAAATCGTAGAGAGCAGCACAAACACGTATGAGGCTTGCTATAGCCCTCAATTCCGTGGAGCACATAAGCTATCTGTTTTTGTGAACGGCAACCCGATTACTGGTAGTCCATTCTCCGTAGATGTGACGAAACCACTGATAGAACTTGGGAAATCACAGGGAACAATGTATGGTGTAACAGGGCCGCGTGGAATTGTTGTGAACAAGTTAAATAACATTCTTGTCTGTGAGTGGAATGGCCACAAAATAGTGGAAGTAGACAAACTCGGGAGGCAGATTTGCGAGTTCGGAAAAGGTGAGGTACATCACCCAGCTAGCATTGCTGTTGCAGAGGACGGTAGCATGTTCATCACCGATGCAGCAGGAAAAGAATGCTGTCTAGCAAAGTACGGTGAGGATGGACGCTTGCTAAAAAAAATTGGGGCCGAGGGAAAGAAGGTATGTGAATTTTTAAACCCTCGGGGTGTTCGAATCAGAGAAAATAAAGAGGTGTGGGTTTGCGATCGAGACAACCATCGAATACAGATATTTAGTTTAAGCCTCGCTTTTCTGCGCACTTTTGATATCAGTCAAATTGATTCACATCTGGAGCAAAAGCCAAAACCAAATGACGTAATTTTCAATAAATCAGGAAATTTTTACATCACTGATTTTGGTAACCACTGCATTCTTTGTTTCAGTGCATCTGGAGATTACCGTTTTAGTTTTTCGGGTAATCACACAATGAACCAAATACTGCACGGTCCAGAGTGCATTGCCACAGATAGAGATGAAAATCTATATGTAACTGAAACTGGAAATCACTGTGTGTCGATATTTAAACCAACTGGTGAACTCATTCGAACATTTGGGACTCTGGGCAAGAATGAGGGCGAATTGAAATTTCCAATGGGTATTCTTGTAGACAAAAATGGTAGTGTCTTTGTAGCAGAGTTATTAAATAACCGTATACAAATATTTTAGTTTTTGTCATTAAATTTTGGCAACCATGATAAAATCTTTTTTCTCCCTTTAGTATTCATGTGCCCGATTGTTCtaaaattaaaacaccacaggtgctgatgcctcggtgtcAGGCGCCAAAGCTTTACAGCAATGAAGCTATACAGTACTAGCTAGCAGACtcgttaaaattaatacacacaATTTATTACATTTGCATGCAGGACTTCGCAGGTAGTGTAATtaaaaagagtgggaaataaATGAACCACCATACCACAACTTcaaagtctataattattactactaGTTTACTGCatatcattgagcagctgcacgtagcagtctacacacacacacacacactactaatacataattatcgctgcgcatgtgcaaccGAGGCATATTAAGACGtagcacacaactgacacaattaagacataattatcgtGACTATCAGCTGATCTAGAATATTCTCCAGCCATTTTTTTGCCTTAGTTATGCAAAACGTAATGATTGGTAAAATTGACATTGCCAATTTCTTCCGACCTACCACTATACTGCTTTGAGAGTATCTCGATTCGCTCGGATAGCGCGAAACTATACTAAACTTTTGA is a window of Halichondria panicea chromosome 13, odHalPani1.1, whole genome shotgun sequence DNA encoding:
- the LOC135346635 gene encoding tripartite motif-containing protein 3-like, coding for MLDLYLLFLKLVLSAVKERCRKEFTILNDDAENLPDALPVYYKRDLKSLKNKIETHEARCRICIQRKRIVCTAVAVCSSCNFLCKECIHEHKSQYPDHEIVSLLELSQSDSDVMHHGLLKRQRSRSFTQKARCSIPSHFREPAQQYCLDCRIFVCAKCEEVHSSHTLMEMQQAAQVCKQSLIDKIPNVRVVHKRVAGASRDVQITKTSIDDQEAVLRSSIEHAFTKLLKILDRRKQEMISRLSDISNEKIKRLRDQEDELTRLAAEFERLEQYIESTVNMSTDYELLHSYKFIEEQSHSTQQKGSKLPIQPVEAANIALKNSSESHLRDLSLKHLNIFVEQANASSCTAEGAGLKIAETEKFARFSIKVVDKNHEPCSWIQNVTATLKCVDNDFSLSTEIVESSTNTYEACYSPQFRGAHKLSVFVNGNPITGSPFSVDVTKPLIELGKSQGTMYGVTGPRGIVVNKLNNILVCEWNGHKIVEVDKLGRQICEFGKGEVHHPASIAVAEDGSMFITDAAGKECCLAKYGEDGRLLKKIGAEGKKVCEFLNPRGVRIRENKEVWVCDRDNHRIQIFSLSLAFLRTFDISQIDSHLEQKPKPNDVIFNKSGNFYITDFGNHCILCFSASGDYRFSFSGNHTMNQILHGPECIATDRDENLYVTETGNHCVSIFKPTGELIRTFGTLGKNEGELKFPMGILVDKNGSVFVAELLNNRIQIF